The DNA segment ccTTTGTTATACTAGCTGTCGGTGTCTTGTATTTGAACTACGCATTGTGACACCATGCAAAAACTTTGTATATCCGACCAAGCTGAGTTTTCCATCAGATTTTCTGATCCAATCACCCATTGAAGAGTAGGCTGATGGACCCAAATTCATCTCCTGAGAACATTATCAGAAGGTTAGtgaattattaaaaaagttttaataCAGAGTTCACACCAGAATATGCAAACCTGAGCCAACTCCTCAACTGAAATGACTCGGTTTCCTGTTTCCTCAAAATACTCGAAAGCTGTGGTAGCGATTCTATCCCATTCTTGATGAACTTCAAGCTGGTACACACTGATTGCAGCAGCGCAAAACTCTTTGAAGTCCAATTTTTTATAGGAGAGTGGCTCCATCTTGTTtcaagaaataagatttcagaTTTTCCATGTTATAAATGTATGCAAACAAAACACTGCACTTTCATAAGGAATAAGCCAGATACTATAACAGTTAAAGATACAATCCAAATGAGTAATAGTGGCACTGATCAACAAGATACGTAAGATTTTGCTCTTGTCAAAATTAATCGATTATACCATCTGAATTCCTTCCTGCCACCTATTTTCACTATATACCGGTCTCAGGTAAATGTGCAGGCAATTCTGGTTGCAGCATTTAAGTCCCCTTAAATTCATGCAACTTGTTCTCAATTTATTATAAGATCTACCAATCCAAACATGGTACATTATAGATTGAGATCATAATGGCTACTAAAATATTAGAATGGAGAGAgctggaagaaaaataaatacatcTAAATCACAAATTAAAGATTACTcaccaaatttaaaatttcagggACCCTTGACTCCTTCATGGCATCAGTTGTATTTTTCATGAGAGCCTGAGTTGCTTTTGATTCAGTTTAGATATTTTGGAAACAACAGCaaataaaaccaacaacaaAGTTTAAACTATAAAAGACTAACCTAAGGCTAACAGATAACATATTTACATTATATAAAGTTAACAGATATAATATAACATATCATTATTTAAGAATAAGAAAATGTCTTAATGTCAGAGAGAATATAATTGCAAAAACCATGAACTTACAACTCTAAAATTCTCAAGCGAGATGCAGCCATCTTTAGGCTCCAAGAGGTTAAACTGCGCTCTAAGGTATATTAGCTCGTCTTCATTCAATGCTTTTGCGAGAGACTGCATTAATATAAAGAAAAGCAAAACAGACAACATCACTCTTGTTCCATTGTACCCTACCCCCAGCAAAGGAGGGGAGGATATAATATGCATTTGTTCTGATGGAAGCATAACAGATGACTACCTTCAATGCTGCACGTCTCAAAGGTGAGGCACGCACATATGACTTTACTAACTTGTATATCAAAATATCTAAAGGAATAGCATTTTTTTCGTTTCTCAACCATGGGTGAGCTGCAAATATAGAGGAAACTCTCCATCAGgaagaatcaaagaaaaagattttggagtgtgagagagagaatttCAATGACAAGCAAATCCTTATGTAGTTAAATAAGGGCTGGGCAAAAACATTGAAATGAAACATACCTAAAGCTTGAGCAGCAGTCATCCTTTTCCTGTGGTCCTTGTTCAGAAGTCTCTTCACAAAGTCTTTAGCTTCGGGTGATATTGATGGCCAAGGTGAATCATCAAAGTTAGGATTTGCTCTTAAGACAGATCGGAAAATTCCTGATTCAGTGCGTGCCCAAAATGGTCTACTTCCACATAACAATATGTATGATATAACCCCAATACTCCATAAGTCTCCTTCAACACTATAAGATCTATGGAGCACTTCAGGTGCAACATAGTAAGCACTGCCAACAATATCATTGAGGCGTTGATCTGCATGTTTATTAGAAGTCAGAGCTGGTAGTGAAAAAACCAACAAGAGGATATCACCGATTACAAGAGAATAAATGATAACAATTTATAGCAAACACTGGAGACAATCCTAAACCAAGAATTAATGCATGCCCTGATCATCTAAACCAGTAAATTAGTGAAAAGCCTTAGGCAAACAAACTTATACAATTATAGCAGAGCTTCGAACAAGGAAATTTCCAAACGCAGGTAGGAAGGAATCATCTATTTTTAATGTCTCCATGATTTTGACCaatttagaggaaaaaaaaatagtaatacagATATTAGCGAAGTTTTCCAATGAATATTCCCCTAGCCTCTTTGTCAAACTAGATCAATACAATCTGCAAGAATATAAAATAGAAGGGAGaaagtaattaatttgaaatggagTTAAATTTAAATGTGCTTGGCAAGAGTAAAAATGGGAAGATAGAAAATATGAAGTGAATGTTGGAGGTGAAACTTGGCAAGGCAATTTGAGATAATATAAGTTTGCACATCCCTCATTTTAATCCCTCTGTTTTTAAAGACCTCTTTTCATTCCTGCCAAGCTGTGAGCTCTATGCCACACTTAAAACTGCAGTGTACATTCTCAACACACCAGGTGAGAACAGTATATCATAGGTAATGTCTTTTTAAGGGCAAGCACCATGCAGGAGCTCCCAAAAAGATAGCAGAACAATATGAAAATCtgaaaaacaattcaaattaagTATTCAAACCAGAGGATTATTTAATAGCTACCTTTCTTCAACCACAATCAACAATTTGATCATCCCAACATGTGTAACAAGAAATTGCTTTCAAAAGAATTCagtgattattataataaatttcattatCTTCATTTAGTTAAGAAGTTAAGGAGAGGAGTTCAACCTAAGCatccaaataaaattatgaaaatcggAAGTCACACAGACATATACACATGCAAAACACATGAACATGTCTGTTTTAGATTTTGAAGTGTTTCACATGGCCATTTGTCGAAGTTTGCACAGTtcaacaaaattgaaaatgtattTGGTTTCTCCTATAATTGTTCTCAACTCACCCAGCATAAGGCGAATCAATTATTTTGGAAGAACTGACAGTTAGCTTTTATGAGAAACAACAGTAGAAAGAAGCAAGATCAAATGGGTATAGTTACTGAAATAAGCTCATATCTATGTGGTgtcttttaaaactaaaataatagtgTGCCTTTGATAGAATTTGATTTgatatataaaagttattttacTATTACACCATCCAAACATGAATTCTGCTAAACCAAGTTTTAGAATATCATTCCCAAACACAAATTAATAACTTTACATCAATTCCACTGAAAGCTTTATATCACTTAAACCAGTAATATTTAAGGCAATGAAAAACGATAGTGGTCAGTCTACAAAATTGCTTAAGTTAAGAGAAAAGCAAGCTTTGCGCAGAATATGATCATAAAATTGGAAAACAAATCCAACTAAAGGCCTCAGAGGAACAGAAATGACATATGATAAATAAGATCAACCTGCTCAATTCTACTAGTATCTCAGCTTATATGATCTCGATTTTgtttccagaaaaaaaaaaaaaaaactaacatatgaagaaaattaaatattatacaaaATGTCTACATGAGGAAGTCATTTAACATATTGCTCTCAAGGAACTACAGATTGTATCAGGAATCAATGTTGAAATTAAGATACTTATCAGATATTTCAATcagatgaaaaatattattaaaaaatctcaGGCATCTTGTGTTCTTCATTagaagttataaaatttaattttagatgtTTATTCCAAATTAATGACTGATGAACTTTGATATGGTAAAATATCACTATTCCTCCATTATACTGTGTCATCAATATCACAAAACTTAAAGTATTAACCATATTACACAAAACCTTATGATAATTGATTCCCTGTTTATTCTCCGGCAGATTAAATGAGTAAATTCAATGGACCATGCTAATGCATTTGTATACAAAAACTAAGACTTGGAAGAAACTATACATGAGAAATTTAGCAACTTGGATACTACTTGAGACTGACTATAGAAGGTTGATTTAGTCATATTACCTGGCCTAACAAAATCAGATAGCCCAAAATCAATAACTTTCATCACAGCATCCTCTTCTTTagagacaaaaagaaaattctgcAAAGCAAAAATTATTAGAGGTAAttgtacaaaataaaatagCTTATTCATTGAAAGGCACAACCAAATTATTCTCAGTAGCTCAAACTTCACAATGAAATACCTCTGGTTTTAGATCACGATGAACTACTCCTTGAAGATGACAAAACGCAACTACATCTAGAATTTGTACAAGAATAGCTTTAGCATCATCCTCTGGATATCTTCCacctctttaaaaaataattaacatcaaAACAATCCAGTTATAATCATGTTATACAAAACCAAACTTCTGAAAGGAAAGTATGGAGGGACAAAAAAACTACAGATAGTACAAATGAAAAATAGCCTTTCAATTTTACCTATCAAGAATTCTGTCAAGTAATTCTCCACCCTCACACAACCtgacaagaacaaaaaaaaaatcccattaCTTCGGAAATAAATGTCTAAGGCGTTAGCAAATATGTACCTACTACCCAGAGATAAAATCTGCTCATATTATGAGTACTGTTAGAAAAGTCAACCTAACCCCTAAATTCTGTTATAACCCAAtaacttaacaaaagaaaaatgtatgcATACAAATGTTCAGAAATAATTGTTTCTGCACATACTCCATAACAATGTAAACGTTGTTGACATCCTCAAATGCATCATAAAACTTGACCAAATTCTTATGTCCAGATAAAGCCTTCAACATTTTGACCTCCCTCCGTACATCTTCGATTGCAATTGCTGAAGTCATCTGCCATACAAAAATCAGTTAATTACGATAACCATCATTATCAAGCAAGAATTTTAAGGTCAGATTCACAAAAGCTTGAAAATCAAAGATTAATTCATATTGATGGATGTCATAAAACAAACCATGGAATCTATGACCACAACATCACAATAAATGATTCTCCCACACCAATTAATATTTACCATCAAACTCCATTGTTTGGAAGAAATAGAACAATGAAAAGGTGCAGAAGTATGGAGTCAGCTTTTGCTCATACTCTTCCCATAAACATCAGCTATCAGAGGCCAAGCAAAAGGGACAATTCTTATAACATTCATCCATAGTCAATAAGCTTCTGTTTGTTCCCTTTCTCCAGgatattaattttcttcttcatcttgttttccttttaagcATATCTGCTAACCTCCAATTTGGCTCATAATGgaggaagaaaaacaataaacgACCATGTTCACTATATGGATTCTCTAATCTACAACTAAGCACCAATATGTTTATATATGGATCTAACCAAAGGAGCATAAAACAGTTTTCATCAAACACACAAGTTACTTTGACAACAATGTCTCGCGCAAACTGTCTGCTCTATCCTTGTGCTGCTATAACCACTGAGCTTTACAACTCAAACAATAGAACCTCTACTGTATGGACCACAACCCAATGGCCATTGATggaacaaatctaaaacacctATAGATGAGTCATAGTCCACGCATACAGAATAACTTAAGCAAAAGCCACACGTTCCAACAACTTGTCCACACTATAGATGCTGCAACTTCAACTTTTGCTTACTTGTCCCATTGCTTACCACCATCTGTGCCACCTATTCTTAAGAATCGTTTGTAACGCTCCCGAGAAACCAACCAGATATGTCAAGGCAAAGCACTAGTTGCGGCCTAATCATTTGTCATCGTCTAATTGACATAACGAATCTCGCAATGATTTCCATTCCATACTTTCTAATTCCATAAATTCTTCCAGAAAACAGGTCTCCATGGCATTTTCCTTTCTGGTACAAGCACCAGCTTAGAAAATAACAATATCAACATTTAGTTTAATCCCTTAAACCAGAAAGCAATCTCGATCACCTCCAACAAACCCATTTGGAATTTCAGTGTCCAATTATCACCACCTCAGCAGGCTCCAATTCTATAACACTATCAGTATATCCACACAGAACATATGTTTACACAAGGACGAAAAtcgaaacaacaacaaaatcagtACCATAGACTGCTAAATTGAGTTTCCAAAtccgaaaaaaaaacaaaatcagtcAATCACTGATCCTGAATTGAGTAATTGACCAATACACCAAGAGTCAACGTACACCATCTCCAACTttccaagtaaacaaaaaaaaaacatcacacGAACTTctcaatcacaaaaaaaaacataacaaaaccTCTCACCTTAGCTTTGGATATGATTTTAACAGCAACAGATTGTCCCTTGAGGTCACCCTTCTTCCCCTTGGCCCAACACGTGTGACCAAAATGCCCTCGACCCACTTCCTTCCCCAACTCGAACTTGGCCCCAAAATTCTTCCCATAACCGAAGCTCTTATCGAGCGACCTCTCACCCTCGCCGCCGCCGCCACCCTCCCCTTGCTCCTCCGGTATGGGCCCCTCCTTGGGCTTCGCCTTCCCCTGCCGCCGCAGCAGCGCCGCCATGATCGGCTTCGCCGGCGAGGGCGGCGGCAGCGGCCATCGGAACTTCCTCCCCGGCGTCTTCGCCGGCGACGGCGCCACGCCCGCCGGGAGGGGGCTCGGGAACGGGCTCATCGAAAACGATTGCGCCGGCGTGTTCCTCCCTGGAGTCGCGGCGGAGATCGAGCTCCCCGACGGTGGCGGAGACGCCACCGCCACCGTCGCCGCCGCGTAATGCGGCGGCTTGGGGGCGTGATCGGAGGGCAGCGTCTCGTTGTTGACGGCGATGTTTTTGCTGCAGCAATGCCCCATGGCGGTGATCGGAGAAGTCAACAAGAGAGAGAGGGAAAACGCGTCGCCGGAGAAATTGAGagtgtagagagagagagagagagagaggagtaaaagtagaagaagaagaagatgaaggaagaaagaaaagaaagaaagggaaagtGTTAAATTTGTAAGGTCAGAGAGTGGATGattaatttaagattaataCGACACAGTCCAACCGTATTCATTTATGTGTGAAAGTAAATTGCTTCCTTCGTTGGTTGGATCTTTCAGACACCTTCATATCATGCCTTGTTTTTCGATTTTCAACATTACTTATAGTATGAACATGCCTTGCTTTTTGTAATGACGGTTTTGGATTTTAGCTCCTAAGAGTAAGAGTAAGCAACGTCAGTCGTTGgatgaaaaacttaatttctttttttttggaaaaaaaaagttaattgttTAGTAATACTATTTTAATATGgaaaatattagtaatattattttttattattgacttaaactattaaaaattactctacttaatatatatttgtgacattcaatttctatttaatgaatttctctctttttatttttaataaacttttattaataataaaatatgtgttataaaataaatatgttagatATAATGGAGTAACATTCATCtttaatatattcattatttgttatgtatgcatacataatattaatagtgatttttttattaacaattgagattatttattttataaagtagTACAATGATCATTTTAGAAGAGTAAAGGTTTAGAATAGTAAAAGTCTAGAATTTTAGTGATTGATATATgtgaaacaattaaaaatatatatgatttttaaagtaattttataaaatatatatatatatatatatattaatttgttactgaatgaaaatataaaatatcattatttcatttaatatcattatttatGTTTGGTTAAGGTGTAATTAGTTAATACTAATACTTATTATAGATGTATGAGAAATGTACACCCATATACAGTTAGTTAGCTGTTTTGAATGTTTTGGTTTGTGTGATGTCCATATATGCTTGCGTAAGCTGGCAAACTATGGTTTTTATGTCAAAAAAAGCGAACCAAACCAGACAGTGTCAATAGCCTTGTAGGACGGGCGAATATACGAGGATTTTTCCATGAAATTAAGCCCCGTTGCTTTACATcaacttcttttatttctttggtgttgaaaaatgcaaacattttctttgatcaagGAATTGCATCACCAAAACACTGGCGCTATGTGCTTAGGATcgtaatataaactttttgtggaatttattgttttgatcacttttttttcttcagtcCTCTCGTGGTTACCTCtttggacaaaaaaaaatgatgttagtGGAACATTCAAATTGGgggtttgttgttgttgaactacatttattgtaatattcaaGGGGGGGAAGACACTTGGATGCACTGATCTTTTCGGatcatcaaatcaaaatttgcaaTGTATTTTAGGGAACATATATAATTATCTACCGTTCGGAGAAATTGTTAACTGAAAATTTTGATCAAGGCTGGAAGTAACGTACTAGTACCATTTAATGGTCATGctacaaattcaaatttttaaaactagtgTTTCAGGGAGACATTTGATAACGGGAAAGTTTTTACATACCTAGATCTAGAGATATGAttcttgaaaaaattaaattattaatgtactcaaattataattttttaaaatgtgtaaaatatgttttgttaATCTTAATATATTTCTTAAGGAATAAAgattttcacatttatttatattataacttttttctatatatatatatatataatttttttacaaatacatCAAGATGGAATGATCTCCcagtaacatttttttgttttttttttacttggtaTTCATGTAATTACATTATGAAAGTCAATAATTGATGGTTATGGTCAAAATTGGtatgacaattaaaaaataaacgcAAGTAATTATGTCACCTAATGCTTAACAAGAATAATatcaaatatgaaaatgttagacaataaaaaacacttggtataaaaatataaaaaataaaatataagataaacaCAGTGCTCCATAGTGGAGATTAAAGcttttaaataaacaataatcCTAACGGattctaaattttaattgcaaaaaatgataatataatcattTTGTGTAATTAAAGCTTTCTCTCTACTTGGCAAACTTGGATTCCCAACCCCCTTGAAATGTTTTTGCCGAGAAATGTGTTAAAATTGATTCTTGAAAATCTTAATTttcttgagaattttttttattaattacatacATGTACACATGTGTGAATTATAGTTACTTAATGTAGAATTTCTGGAAAAAACTTTTCGATCCTCAAACACCTCATTAATGGTATAAAATTTGTGcaagtttttgtcttttttagttaaattttaagCGCATGctacattatttaatttatgtaaaaatgtGTGTATACACATATAGCCCACCAAAGGAAGATGTGTGCAtatacataatttaattttgcaaATGGTTTCCGTGTggttactttttatatttttatagtcTACGGGGTTGACTAgagacaagtttttttttttttttgaaacacgCAAAATATTGTCACCCTGCATCAGAGTTGACTGAATAATGTCTCTCCAAATTACGCCATCTTATAATTGGACCTTTTCTATGTTACAACTTACAAATATTTCTTCTTTCCtacaaaatagtttttttatatgtacCCTACGAACTTATACCTTTGGATTTCTTGTATAAGGCTGTTATGTAAACTCTATAGTACATTATCACGATTAAAACTAGGTTGaaatttacacacaaaaaactatgccaaaaatataaatctttattttaaCTGCTACTCTAAAACGCTAGAATATTTTGAACTTTAAATAGTTTGAATCAAAATAGATCAATtcatttatattgttttaaataaaaatatatatatcacgTCAGTGATGCCACTAATTAGAAACTACTCAGAGTTATCTTATCACTTAATCCATATTAGATTTAGATTAAATTCTAAGGTAATGTATTAGGTGAGATTTTTTATTGTAACAAAGAATtaagattataaatataaaggctattttgtcttttattttatttattttttcaccttgatctttgtttttaagttaattttggttatttattttttaaaatgatttaaaatatttttttgtattgaacaaataaagtttttttttgttagtttaaaGTTAACACTATTAATAGTGTTTAAATATTGGTGATTTTTAGCTGCTACACAATATAATTTTCTTGGATCTTTCTTCTCCCTCCTCCCCTTCTTCTCCCTCCTAAGATAAGATTTTGATCATCACAATGGCATACTTTTCTCCTTCTACATTTAAGAATGACTTTGATGGCAGAATGAACATGTGTCATAGTGGACACAGAATATGGATAGAGTAAAACATGAACTCGGGGGAAGTCATAATTAatgatttatctcttttatcttaactttgaaaatgttaatttttagtttagaTATGGAAAACATCACtctaaatatgaataaatttagattaattttattatgaataatgtgaaatttaagtatttaagaCAATTACCAACATTGTGATTCCCAGGGATAATGTGGGCTAAAAACACCGAAGAAATATTGTAATCCTGaagacaattaattttattttattcacagTATTTttcaatagtattttttatagaaaCAGAGCGGACCGTGAAAAATCTACTTGGAGCATAAATTTGAAGCTATTGAGAAGTGCTTCTAAAGTGATTTAGCTTAGTCACTAATCTGGCTAAGCGAaagaaccattttgaaaaggcaatttttttaaaaaaatctgccTAAGTGAAAATTCTAAGCTAATCTAAAAGTCACTTAAAGTGTAAACATTGTTGGTGTGTATAAAGGATTGTCTGCAATTTATAGAGGGTCCGCACATTTGgccctaaaacaaaaaatagctaGAGTGTAGAAGGGGAAGCTGGTCCCATTGCAATGTCAAATATCCCTTTAAGTGTAAAGGGCTCTCCCATGGCTTCAATGTTCCTTTTTCTCCATCTCCTTTTGtctttcatgtatttttgcaaCTATCCATGAAAATAAGTAGCCAAATCCTTCCTTGTTGGGATTAAATGTAATCAAACCTCACTCTTATGTATATTTTATGGTTGTTATGGTTTGTTAGTGTTTACATTTCTCTTATTATTCAATGATAGAAAAAAATGGGTTCCTAAAAATCTATACCATGGAAGTTTAGAAAAAGAAGATTGTTCTACTCATCTCTTTAAGCACATAGTAATTCACACGTTCTTCACTTATTATTCCTCTTTTATATTCTATGGGTCAACaagattctttttgtttcttctttcttcttaaaCTTATATGATATACTAATTTTCTATTTTGGAGATAGATCGTCTATGAAGTTTTAGGATAAAAGAATTATCTATCCTTATATAATACAAAAGTATATGATTTAagatttgatcatttgagataCATGCTCAGTAGATTTGACTAATCAaaactttctttatctttttttactctattatttagatttatctaattattaacatcatctaatgttttattttctttcaagataTATTAAGTAAAACATGATAAGATTTAAATCGTTCTCAATGAtcagaaattcaaatataacaaatatcTTATTCAAT comes from the Glycine soja cultivar W05 chromosome 6, ASM419377v2, whole genome shotgun sequence genome and includes:
- the LOC114415604 gene encoding CDPK-related kinase 6-like, with translation MGHCCSKNIAVNNETLPSDHAPKPPHYAAATVAVASPPPSGSSISAATPGRNTPAQSFSMSPFPSPLPAGVAPSPAKTPGRKFRWPLPPPSPAKPIMAALLRRQGKAKPKEGPIPEEQGEGGGGGEGERSLDKSFGYGKNFGAKFELGKEVGRGHFGHTCWAKGKKGDLKGQSVAVKIISKAKMTSAIAIEDVRREVKMLKALSGHKNLVKFYDAFEDVNNVYIVMELCEGGELLDRILDRGGRYPEDDAKAILVQILDVVAFCHLQGVVHRDLKPENFLFVSKEEDAVMKVIDFGLSDFVRPDQRLNDIVGSAYYVAPEVLHRSYSVEGDLWSIGVISYILLCGSRPFWARTESGIFRSVLRANPNFDDSPWPSISPEAKDFVKRLLNKDHRKRMTAAQALAHPWLRNEKNAIPLDILIYKLVKSYVRASPLRRAALKSLAKALNEDELIYLRAQFNLLEPKDGCISLENFRVALMKNTTDAMKESRVPEILNLMEPLSYKKLDFKEFCAAAISVYQLEVHQEWDRIATTAFEYFEETGNRVISVEELAQEMNLGPSAYSSMGDWIRKSDGKLSLVGYTKFLHGVTMRSSNTRHRQLV